The following is a genomic window from Amycolatopsis australiensis.
CGGTCGAAGGAGAACTGCGGCGGCTGGTGCGGGCCGCGGCTCCCGAGCTGCCGCACGCCCCGAGCGTGCCGCGCGCGGCCCGGGTGGTACTCGACGTGATCAACGGGGTGTCGATCGACTGGTCGATCCGGCCGCACGGGCGGCTGGCCGACCGGCTGGCGGAGGACGTCGACGCGGTGCTGTCCGCGTGGCGGGGACGGGAGGACGCATGAGTGAGCTGGCGAACGAATCGAATTCGACACTGAGTGAGCTGGCGAACGAATCGAATTCGACACTGAGTTTGCGGGGCAAGGTCGCCGTGGTCACCGGCGCGACGCGGGGCTGCGGCCGGGCGATCGCGGTGGAGCTGGGCCGCGCGGGCGCGACGGTGTACGTCACCGGCCGCACGACGCGCGAAACGACGTCACCGATGAAGCGCCCGGAGACGATCGAAGAGACGGGCGAGCTGGTCGAGGCGGCCGGCGGCACGGCCGTCGTGGTCCGCTGCGACTTCACGTCCGTGTCCGATGTGGACGCCTTGAAGGCGCGCGTCGAGTCCGAAGTGGACGGCATCGACATCCTGGTCGACGACGTCTGGGGCGGCGACATGTACTTCCACTTCGACGCGCCGTTCTGGGAGACGCCGCTGGAGGACGCGCTGAACCTGACGCACAACGCGCTCGACACGCACCTGATCGCGCTGCACAAGCTGCTGCCGCTGGTGGTCGCGCGTCGCGGCCTGGTCCTCGAGGTGACCGACGGCGACAACGACGACTACGTCGGCGCGGGTCTGCCGTACTACCTGGCCAAGTGCGGCATCCGCGCGCTCGGCCGGGCGCTGGGGGTGGAGCTGAAGAAGAACGGCTGCGTCGGCCTCGCGGTGACGCCGGGCTTCCTGCGCTCGGAGTCGATGCTCGACCACTTCGGGGTGACCGAGGAGAACTGGCGCGACGCGGTCGGCGAGCTCGCCCCGCACGACTTCAAGATCTCCGAGACGCCGTACCTGCTGGCCCGCGGGGTGGCGGCACTGGCGCAGGACCCGCGGGTCGCCCGCTTCGCCGGGCAGACGCTGGCGTCGTGGACGCTGATGAAGGAGTACGGCTACACCGACGTCGACGGCGACCGCCCCGACTTCGGCCGCTGGCTCACCGAGGTCCGCCACGCGGGCAAGGACCCGGCGACCACCCCGCCGGACGATTTCCGCTGAGCGTCGAGCGGCGTCAGCTCGGTTTGCGGGCGAGCAGGTAAGCCTGCGGCGTCTTTTCGTGCGGCGGCTCGGGCTCCCGGACCAGCCGGGCTTCCATGGTCAAACCGGCGGCGGTGCACAGGCCGGCCACGAAATCCAGCGGCAAGCGGTACGCGTCGAACGAAACTTCGCGGCCATAGCCCTGGGTGATCCGGCGACGCTCGTCGCCGACCTGGAACGCCGCCAGCAGCCGTCCGCCCGGGGCCAGCACGCGCGCCAGTTCGGTCACGACCGGGGCCAGCAGCTCCGGTGGCGTGTGAATCAGCGAGTACCACGCCAGCGCCCCGGCGAGGCACCCGTCGTCCAGCGCCAGGGCGTTGAGCGAGCCGACCTCGAAACGCAGGTCCGGATGCGCCCGGCGAGCCACCTCGACCATGCCGGGCGAAAGGTCGACGCCGAACACGTCCAGCCCCAGCGAGGCCAGGTGTCCCGTCACCCGTCCCGGGCCGCAGCCCAGGTCGCCGACCGGGCCGCTCCGGCCGACCAGCTCGGCGAACGTGCCGAGCATCGCCCGGTCCCACGGATTGGCGTCCAGCGCGTCCCGGTGCGCCTCGGCGTACGAGTCGGCGACGGTGTCGTAGGCCGTCCGGGTCTGGATCACGTAGTCAGGTTCGGTCACGAGCCCAGACCCTAGAGCTAGCCGAGGCCGGGACGGGCGAGGCCGGTTTCGTAGGCCAGCACCACCGCCTGCACCCGGTCCCGCAGCTCCAGCTTCGCCAGGATCCGCCCGACGTGCGTCTTCACCGTCGCTTCGGAGAGGAACAGCGCCTCGGCGATCTCCAGGTTCGACATGCCCTTGGCGATCAGCACGAGCACCTCGCGCTCGCGGTCGGTCAGCACGTCCAGCTCCGCGGTGTCGCGCAGCGGCGAGCCGCCGGCCCCGACGAACCGGTCGAGCAGCCGCCGGGTCACCGACGGCGACACGACCGCGTCGCCCGAGGCGACCGCCCGCAGCGCCGACACCAGGTGGTCGGGCTGGGTGTCCTTGAGCAGGAACCCGCTGGCCCCGCCCTGCAGGGCCGCGTAGACGTACTCGTCGAGGTCGAACGTCGTCATCACCAGCACGCGCGCGGTGCGGTCGGCGACGATCCGCTTGGTCGCCTCCACGCCGTCGAGCACCGGCATCCGGACGTCCATCAGCACGACGTCGGGGCGCAGCTCTTCGGCCAGCTTGATCGCCTGCGCGCCGTCGCCCGCCTCGCCGACGACGTCGATGTCGGCCTGCGCGCCCAGCACCATCCGGAACCCGACGCGCATCAGTTCCTGGTCGTCGACGACCACGACACGGATCACTTGTCCAACCTAACCGGCAGGGCCGCGCGGACCTGCCACCCACCACCCGGGGCCGGGCCCACTTCCAGCGTCCCGCCGTACACGTGCGCGCGCTCGCGCATGCCGATGACGCCGTTCCCGCCGGGCAGCCGCTGGTCACCGCGCGCGGTGGCCGCGGCCAGCTGCGGGACGCGGCCGCCGCCGTCGTCGGACACCAGCACCTCCACCAGGTCGCCGGTGCGGTGCACCCGCACCGCCGCGGTCGCGCCGCGCCCGGCGTGCTTGAGCGTGTTCGTCAGCGACTCCTGCACGATCCGGTAGATCCCGAGCGAGACGCCGGCCGGCAGGTCGCCCAGCTCGTCGGTCTCCAGCTCCACCGGCACGCCGGCCGCGCGCATCCGCTCGGCGAGGTCGGCGATGGCGTGCGCGTCCGGCTGCGGCACGCGCGGCTCGCCGTCGGCGTCGTCGCTGCGGAGCACGTCGAGCAGGCGACGCAGCTCGCCGAGCGCGCCGCGGCCGGTCTCGGAAATCGTTTGCAGGGCCCGGTGCGCGAGTTCGGGGTTGCTCTCGATCGCGTACGACGCGCCGTCGGCTTGCACCACCATCACGCTGACGGCGTGCGCGACGACGTCGTGCAGCTCGCGCGCGATCCGGCCGCGTTCCTCCGCCACCGCGATCCGGGTGGCCTGGTCCCGTTCGGTTTCGAGCAGGTGCAACCTGGCCTCCACTTCCACGTCGTAGGCGCGCCGGGCGCCGACGAACTCGCCGAGCGTCCAGCACAGGGCGATGCCGAACGCGAGGAACAGGATCGCGATCACCAGCTCGTCGTCCGGCGGTTCGAGCGCCAGCTGGACGGCCGAGGCGACGACGACCGCGCCGACGAAGACCAGCCCCTGACGGCGTCCGGCGTAGACGACGACCGAGTAGATGCTCATCGCCAGCCCGGCGGCGCTGCCGATGCCGAGCATCAGCGTCGCGTGCACGATGCTGACCACCAGTACGACGTAGGCCGACCACAGCGGCGACTTCCGCCGGAACACCAGCGGCGCGACCATCGCGAGGTTGACCGGCACGGCCACGTACCAGGGCGGCAGCTCCGGCAGGTCGGCCAGCTGGTCGGCGACGAACAGCAGCATGTCGACCAGGCCCAGCAGGACGGCCAGCACCGTGTCGCCCGCCATGGGGTGGGCACGCATCCAGAGGCTCAGCCGTCGCACCACACAACACTAGGTCGCGCGCTCCGGACGGCGCGTCGTTCGGCGGTACCACCTTGGGTGCGACCTTCGGATGACCGGCATGGCACGATTCACCCGGGGGTTGTCCGAACGACCGGGGAGGACTGGGGGCCGTGACGTCACCGGAGCAGGGCCGGCTCGCGGGTCCGCTGTCGATGTCGGTGGCCAACCTGTGTCACCGGCTGCAGTCGCAGGTCTCCGCGCGCACCGCGGCCGGCTTCGCCGAGGTGCTGCGCCGGCTCGGCGCGCCGCTGCAGGTGGCCGTCGCCGGCCGGATCAAGTCGGGCAAGTCCACGCTGGTCAACGCGCTGATCGGGCGCCGGGTCGCGCCGACCGACATCGGGGAGTGCACGCGGCTGGTGACCCGGTTCCAGTACGGCACGGTCGACCGCGTCGAGATCGTCTTCACCGACGGCCGCAAGCAGGTGCTGCCCTTCGCGTCGGACGGGATGATCCCGGCCGAGCTGGGCGTCGACATCGAAAAGGTGTCGCACATCGAGGCGTACCTGACCAACGCCGTCCTGCAGGGCATGACGGTGATCGACACCCCCGGCCTCGGCTCGCTCGATGCCGCTTCGGTGTCGCGCACCGAGCAGCTCCTGGGCGCCGCGAAGCACCGTAAGGACGACGAAGAAGAAGGCTCCGACGAGCTGGACGACACCTCGCGCAACGCCGTCGCGGGCGCCGAAGCCGTGCTCTACGTCGTCACCCAGGGCGTCCGCGCCGACGACCAGCAGGCCCTCGCCGCCTTCACCGCCGCGACCGCGAGCCGCGAGGCTGGCCCGGTCAACGCCATCGCGGTGCTCAACAAGGCCGACACGATCGCGCCCGAGTCCGTCGAGGGTTCCGGAGGCGACGTCTGGAAGGCCGCGACGCTGCTCGCCGAGAAGCAGGCGTCGACGTTGAAGCCGCGCGTCGCCGACGTGCTGCCGGTGATCGGGCTGATCGCCGAGTCGGCCGAGTCCGGCGGGTTCACCTCGGCGGACGCCGAAGCGCTGCGGCAGCTCGCCGCCCTCGACGACGACGTCCTGCAGACCATGCTGATCTCGGCCGACATCTTCACCAGCTGGGAGTGCGACGTCCCGGCGGGCACGCGGCTGCGGCTGCTGGAGAAACTCGACCTGTTCGGCGTCTCGCACGCCGTCGAAGCCATCCGCAAGGAACCGGAGATCACCGCGGGCGCGCTGCGGCGGTCGCTGCTCGACGCGTCCGGGCTGGAAGCGGTGCGGCAGCGGCTGGCGGTCGTGTTCGCCGCGCGGGCCGACGGCATCAAGGCGGCCGCGGCGCTCGCGTCGGTCACCGCGCTCGCGCACGCGTCGGGCGACCCGGCCGAGCGCCAGCGCGTCCACGACGCCATCGAGGTGCTGCTCGCCAAGCCGGAGGCCCACCAGCTGCGGCTGCTCGAAGCGCTGACGCTGGTCGCCTCCGGCGCGGTCGACATGCCGGAGGACCTGGTCGAAGAGGTGCTGCGGGTCGGCAGCAACGCCGACATCGGCGCGCAGCTCGGCAAGCCCGGCGCGCCGCGGGCCGAGCTGGCCGCGCACGCGCTCGAACGGGCGGGCTGGTGGCGGTCGTTCGCGTCCTTCGGCGCGACACCCGCGCAGAGCCGCGTCGCGCACGTCGTGCACCGGGCCTACTTCCTGATGTGGCAGCAGGTGCGCGAAGCCTGAGTTTGTCGCTGCTTGCCGACTTTCCCCTGGACACCCCGCCTTTCCGCGTACTGTGAAAACGTGCGCCTAGAACACACGACATCGTGGCGAGCGGGCTGGAGCAGCGAGAACGAGATCGACGTCGCGCTGTACATCCGTGACGCCCTCGCCCTGTCCGTCTCCGAGGGACAGGTGCTGCCGCCGGTCGAGCCGCGCGTCCCGGTGCACATCCCGCCGGAGGTCGATCGCGCGGGCGTCCAGGCGCAGTGGGCCGACTGGTGGGTCGACCTGCTGGCCTTCCTCCGCAACCGCGACGACCCGGACCCGCGCAGCCCGCGCGCCCGCTACGGCCGTCCCGCGCTCGCCCAGGGCTCGGCGATGCGGCAGGCGGTCGAGTTCTTCGGCCCGGCCGCGGCCCGCCACTTCGCGAACGCGCGCGGGCCCGCACTGCGCGGCGCGGGTGAACCGGTGGACGGCACGCCGTGGGCGCCCGGCTTCTACCGGCGTCAGATCGTGGCCGGCGAGCGGCTCGGCCAGCTGGTCCGCGAGGCCGAGGTGCGGCTCGGGCGGCGGGCGTACCCGTTCCGGCTGAACGTCATCGAGATCTCCGTCGCCGGCGCGATCTGGCTGCGCACGGCCGAGGACCAGCTGCTCGTCTCCTCCCGCCTCGCCGAAGACGGGCCGGGCCTGGAGGCCGTGCTCCGCGAGGTGATCGACGAGCTGGTCTGACCCGGCTTTCATAAACCGAGCACGCGGTCTAATAATAGGCGGCGTGGAGACGACCGTCGACGAGCCGTCGTGGCTGCGCACCGCGTCCTGGATCGGCTGCCCGCTGGCCGGCGGCGTGCTCGGGGCGGGTGTGTGGGCCATCGCCGCCTGGGTTTCCGAGCTGCCCGCCTTCCCCTTCCAGGGCGTGTTCAAGGTGCTCACGAAACTGCCGCAGCCGTGGGCGACGCTCGCCGCGGTCGCCGGCGGGCTGGTCCTCGGCTTCGTGTTCGCCGTGCTCTGGGCCCACGAGCGGCTGGTGGTCACGGTGTCGCCGACCCGCGTCACGCTGGTCCGCGGGGACCGGAAACGCCGGATCGAGGCCGACCTCGAAGCGGTCTACCTCGACGGGAAGGAGCTCGTCCTGCGCACCACCGACGGCCGCGAGATCGCCCGCGAAAAGACCGACCTGCGCAACCACGAGCTGGCGCCGGCCTTCGCCGAGCACGGCTACCCGTGGCACGACGAGCCGCCGGTCGAGCGATGAGGACCGTCGACCCGGCCAAGCACGCGGCCAAGCGCGCCGCGATCGTCGACGCCGCAGTCGGCTGCTTCGCCGAGAAGGGCTTCGAGCGGACGACGACGGCGGACCTCTGCCGGGCCGCGGGCATCAGCTCCGGCAGCCTCTTCCACTACTTCCCGAACAAGCGCGCGGTGTTCACGGCGATCTTCACCGGCGACGCCCGCGAAACCGCCGGACGGCTGGCCGCGGCGGCCGAGGCGGCCGATCCGCTGGCCGCGCTGCTCGACGTGGTCAACGAGCTGGCGGGTCAGGTCGCGCACCCCGCCGTCGTCCGGCTGGTCCTGGAAGCCGCGGCGCAGGCCGCCCGCGACGACGAGTTCGCCGAGCTCATCCAGCGCAACGACCGCGCCCTCCGCGACGGCCTGGCCGTGCTGGTCG
Proteins encoded in this region:
- a CDS encoding YqeB family protein, whose product is METTVDEPSWLRTASWIGCPLAGGVLGAGVWAIAAWVSELPAFPFQGVFKVLTKLPQPWATLAAVAGGLVLGFVFAVLWAHERLVVTVSPTRVTLVRGDRKRRIEADLEAVYLDGKELVLRTTDGREIAREKTDLRNHELAPAFAEHGYPWHDEPPVER
- a CDS encoding response regulator: MIRVVVVDDQELMRVGFRMVLGAQADIDVVGEAGDGAQAIKLAEELRPDVVLMDVRMPVLDGVEATKRIVADRTARVLVMTTFDLDEYVYAALQGGASGFLLKDTQPDHLVSALRAVASGDAVVSPSVTRRLLDRFVGAGGSPLRDTAELDVLTDREREVLVLIAKGMSNLEIAEALFLSEATVKTHVGRILAKLELRDRVQAVVLAYETGLARPGLG
- a CDS encoding sensor histidine kinase, encoding MRAHPMAGDTVLAVLLGLVDMLLFVADQLADLPELPPWYVAVPVNLAMVAPLVFRRKSPLWSAYVVLVVSIVHATLMLGIGSAAGLAMSIYSVVVYAGRRQGLVFVGAVVVASAVQLALEPPDDELVIAILFLAFGIALCWTLGEFVGARRAYDVEVEARLHLLETERDQATRIAVAEERGRIARELHDVVAHAVSVMVVQADGASYAIESNPELAHRALQTISETGRGALGELRRLLDVLRSDDADGEPRVPQPDAHAIADLAERMRAAGVPVELETDELGDLPAGVSLGIYRIVQESLTNTLKHAGRGATAAVRVHRTGDLVEVLVSDDGGGRVPQLAAATARGDQRLPGGNGVIGMRERAHVYGGTLEVGPAPGGGWQVRAALPVRLDK
- a CDS encoding class I SAM-dependent DNA methyltransferase gives rise to the protein MTEPDYVIQTRTAYDTVADSYAEAHRDALDANPWDRAMLGTFAELVGRSGPVGDLGCGPGRVTGHLASLGLDVFGVDLSPGMVEVARRAHPDLRFEVGSLNALALDDGCLAGALAWYSLIHTPPELLAPVVTELARVLAPGGRLLAAFQVGDERRRITQGYGREVSFDAYRLPLDFVAGLCTAAGLTMEARLVREPEPPHEKTPQAYLLARKPS
- a CDS encoding SDR family NAD(P)-dependent oxidoreductase — its product is MRGKVAVVTGATRGCGRAIAVELGRAGATVYVTGRTTRETTSPMKRPETIEETGELVEAAGGTAVVVRCDFTSVSDVDALKARVESEVDGIDILVDDVWGGDMYFHFDAPFWETPLEDALNLTHNALDTHLIALHKLLPLVVARRGLVLEVTDGDNDDYVGAGLPYYLAKCGIRALGRALGVELKKNGCVGLAVTPGFLRSESMLDHFGVTEENWRDAVGELAPHDFKISETPYLLARGVAALAQDPRVARFAGQTLASWTLMKEYGYTDVDGDRPDFGRWLTEVRHAGKDPATTPPDDFR
- a CDS encoding TetR/AcrR family transcriptional regulator codes for the protein MRTVDPAKHAAKRAAIVDAAVGCFAEKGFERTTTADLCRAAGISSGSLFHYFPNKRAVFTAIFTGDARETAGRLAAAAEAADPLAALLDVVNELAGQVAHPAVVRLVLEAAAQAARDDEFAELIQRNDRALRDGLAVLVERAAEAGLIDPGLTPRAAAGWVAGLIDAMISRAGLDPDLDLAAEQAILRTILIRFLRPVSPAAGG
- a CDS encoding dynamin family protein; translation: MSVANLCHRLQSQVSARTAAGFAEVLRRLGAPLQVAVAGRIKSGKSTLVNALIGRRVAPTDIGECTRLVTRFQYGTVDRVEIVFTDGRKQVLPFASDGMIPAELGVDIEKVSHIEAYLTNAVLQGMTVIDTPGLGSLDAASVSRTEQLLGAAKHRKDDEEEGSDELDDTSRNAVAGAEAVLYVVTQGVRADDQQALAAFTAATASREAGPVNAIAVLNKADTIAPESVEGSGGDVWKAATLLAEKQASTLKPRVADVLPVIGLIAESAESGGFTSADAEALRQLAALDDDVLQTMLISADIFTSWECDVPAGTRLRLLEKLDLFGVSHAVEAIRKEPEITAGALRRSLLDASGLEAVRQRLAVVFAARADGIKAAAALASVTALAHASGDPAERQRVHDAIEVLLAKPEAHQLRLLEALTLVASGAVDMPEDLVEEVLRVGSNADIGAQLGKPGAPRAELAAHALERAGWWRSFASFGATPAQSRVAHVVHRAYFLMWQQVREA